A single genomic interval of Armigeres subalbatus isolate Guangzhou_Male chromosome 1, GZ_Asu_2, whole genome shotgun sequence harbors:
- the LOC134215048 gene encoding NADH-ubiquinone oxidoreductase chain 5-like, with protein MFPTFNSFSSFLLSYFFLPSSFHISSCLFLTSSILFFCSFFPSSVFLLSTVFSSFFFLSSFLLVFFFLSSFLLLSSLFLSSFSLSLFFLPFCSLFFFLFSFYSLPFFASSILLFCLSLPLFFLPAFLIAFVFLLTFFSFFFLSSFLLSTFFLPFFFLLSFFFSSFLPSFFSPPFFSFFLPIFFLLFSSFLPSFFLLSFSLLTFFFLLVFCFSSYFHCFFFISSFFLLSPSFLPSCFILSSFFLFFLLSSFFFLFSSIFLLFSCYLLPPSFFCFASLCLLSFFLSPFFYFPFSSFFFLLPSSFCFLPLFIFPLLFFFFLTIYV; from the coding sequence atgtttcctaccttcaattctttttcctcctttcttctttcttacttctttcttccttcttccttccatatttcatcttgtttatttctaacttcttccattttatttttttgttccttctttccttcatctgtcttccttctttccacggttttttcttccttctttttcctttcttccttcctacttgttttcttctttctttcttcttttctccttctttcttccttatttctttcttctttctctctctctcttttttttcttcctttttgttccttgtttttcttccttttttcgttTTACTCTCTTCCTTTTTTTGCTTCTTCAATCCTTCTTTTTTGCTTGTCTCTTCCTTTGTTTTTCCTTCCTGCTTTCTTAATTGCTTTCgtttttcttcttacttttttttctttctttttcctttcttccttccttctttccaccttctttcttcctttctttttccttctttctttcttcttttcctcctttcttccttctttcttctctcctccttttttttccttctttcttcctattttctttcttcttttttcctcctttctaccttctttcttccttctctctttctcccttcttactttcttcttccttcttgttttctgtttttcttcctactttcattgttttttcttcatttcttctttcttccttctttcaccctcctttcttccttcttgcttcattctttcttccttcttcctttttttccttctttcatccttcttctttcttttttcttccatctttcttctcttttcctgttacttgcttcctccttctttcttttgttttgcttcattaTGCCTTCTCTCCTTCTTTCTATCTCCCTtcttttattttcctttttcttccttctttttccttcttccatcttccttctgctttcttccttTATTCATTTTTcctcttctattttttttctttcttaccaTATATGTTTAa